The genomic region CGGACCGCCGGCGAGGACACACTGATCGAGCACCACAGCTACGACGCCCAGACCGGCGTCCAGCGGACGCAACAGACGCTGCTGGTCTCCGGCCGGCGACTGGAGCGGGTCGGCGTCCTCAGGAGGTACGGCGTGCCCGAACTCAGGGCGCTCTGCCGCGGCGTGGGCTTCAGCTCCGCCACGGCGTACGACGGGTTCGGCGAGCTGCTGGGGCCGGACAGCGACCGCTGTGTGCTGGTCGCCGTGAAGTAGCGGGCGCCGATGGCACCGAGTTGCCGTGGACTGCAGCTGCCAATGACGGCCGGGAAAATCGTTGTTCCGGTGCGTACGGCTCACTAGCATTGAAGTCGTCGGCAGGAATCCGTGCAGGTGTGATTAGTCGAACCACCGCAGATTTCATCCATTTCATTCTTCTATTTTCCGGAGAAACGCCTTGTACCGCTCCGTTCTGCTCGCCGCCCGAATTCTCTTGGTTTCGGCGCTGCTCGGCGCAGGCATTTCCGCGCTCGCCGGCACCGACTCCGACCGGGCTCCTTCCGCCGCCGGCGGACTCACCTCCACGTCGGACACCTGGGGATGGGGCTGAGTGCGCGCACTGATCATCACCTCCAGTTTCCACCCCGTCGTCGGGGGTGCCGAGACCTACGCGTACGAGGTCGCCCGGGGGCTGGCGCAGGCGGGTCACCTGGTGCACGTCGTCACCGACCTCCCCAGGGGCGCGCGGCCGGGGAGCGGTTTCCCCCAGGACCCCGAGGGCGTCACGGTCCGCCGACTGCACCGGTTCCGGGAGCTGCTGGCGGACGAGAGCAAGATCTACTGGGAGCAGATGGCATTCGGTCTGCACCCTGAACTGGAGTCCTGCGCCCTGGAGTTGCGGCCGGATGTGGTCCTGACCAACAGCCTGGACACCGCCGTGCTCGGAAAGACCCTCGCCCTCGCGCTCGGGATCCCCTGGGCGGCGGCGTTCCACGAGCAGGATCCGGCCGCCGAGCCGCTGGGCGGCGCCCGGATGCGGCTGGTGTACCAGGTGCTCGCGCCCGATCTGGTCCTGGCCGGCTCGGAGTTCTACGCGGACCGGGCCAGGCGCTGGGGGCGTCCGGAGCACGTCGAGGTCATCCACCACGGCGTGGACACCGACCGGTTCCACCCCGGGGCCGGCGGCTGCGGCGTCCGGAACCGGTACGGAGTCCCGGACGGCTCCGTGCTGGTGGTCTGCGCCGGGCGCTTCAAGGCCCGGAAGGGCCAACTGGAGACGCTCCGGGCATTCGCGGTGCTGCACGAGCACGACCCGGCCGCCCGGCTGCTGCTGGTGGGAAGCGTGAGTTCGGCCTCGGAGGAGTACGCCCGGCAGCTGGAGGCCGAAGTGGACCGGCTCGGACTGCGCGACGCCGTCCGGATCGACCGGGAGGTGACGTTCGACCGCATGCCGGCCGTGCTCGCGGCGGCCGACATCGTGGCCCAGCCGAGTCATGCCGAGGGCCTCGGACTCGCCGTGCTCGAGGCGATGAGCAGCGGGCGGGCGACCGTCACCACCGACATCACCGGCGTGCGGGAGATCCTCACCGTGCCGGGCATCGCCGAGACCGTGCCGCCCGGCGAAGTCGCCCCGCTCGCGGCGGTGCTGGTCCGGCTGGCAGCGGACCGGGACGGACGGTCGGCCCTGGGCGGACGGGCACGCGAGCACGTCACCGCCGCATTCTCACGACAGCGCATGGTGGCTCGGACCGAGTCCGCGCTGGCCGCGCTCGTCGCCCGCAACGACACCCGACTGGAGCGCCAGCATGTTTGACACACCGCCGTCCGTGATGTGGTGGAACGGACGACTCGTCCCCTGGGCGGCCGCCACGGTGCACGTGACCTCGGAGGTCGCCACCCGGGGAACGAACGTCTTCGAGGGCCTGCGGGCCTACTGGCAGCCGGGGGAGCGCCGGCACGCGGTCGTCCACCTCGACGCCCACCTGGAGCGTCTCGCGCAGTCGGCGCGGCTGATCCGGTTGCCGGAGGCGGCCACCGCCGAGCACATCGCCCTGCTGCGCACCGGGGTCGGCGAACTCGTCCGCGCGATCGGCGCCGCCCAGGACCTCTACCTGCGCCCCACCCTCTACATCGAGCAGGGCCGGTACGGCTGGCGGCCGGAGAAGGTGAAGCTCGGCAGCTACATCGCCGGCTACCCGGCCGATCCGACGCCGACCCGTCCGATGGACTGCATCGTCAGCTCCTGGCGGCGGACCCCCGACACCGCGGTCTCCCCGTTGATCAAGGTCGGTGCCGCCTACCAGGCATTCCGCCTGCCCCGCATCGAGGCGGAGGTTCAGGGCGCGGACGAGGCGATCCTGCTCAACACCCGGGACACCGTGGCCGAGACCGGCGGGGCCGCGGTCTTCCTGGTCCGCTCCGGTACGGTCGTCACCCCGCCGCTGGCGGACGGAGTCCTCGACAGCATCACCCGACGCACCGTCATCGGTCTGCTGCGCACCAGCATCGGCCTGCCCGTCATCGAACGCTCCATCCCCCGGAGCGAGTTGTACATCGCGGACGAGGCCTTCCTGTGCGGAACACTCGACGAGGTGCGGGCGATAGGGACCATCGACGGCCTGTCCATGGCCGCCGCACCCGGGCCGGTGACCGCCGCGGTCCGTGACGCCTACCTGGCGGCATGCCGGGAGGGGAAGGATGGCGGTCCTGCTTCACTGCACCTGATCGACACCTTGGAGGCGCACCGTGCAACAGCATGACGACCAGTGGATCGCGGAGTTCGCCCGGCTCGGACACCCCTCGGCGGAACCGCTCGCCGCAGGCATGGAAGGGGCCGTCTACCGGCTCGGCAACGGTCTGGTCGCGAAGGTCTGGGCCCGGCGGACCGAGGCCGAGCTGGCCCGGCTCAAGGAGTTCTACGACGGTCTGGCGGACCGGGGGTTGACCTTCGCGACTCCGCGGATCCTGCGGATCCACACCACCGAGCGCGGGAACTGCACGGTCGAGGCGGAGCTCCAGGGCCGGCCGCTGGCCGAGGCGGCAGCGGTCCCGGCCGGCGGGATCCCCGGTCCCGAGGTCCGCGACCGGGTCCTGGACGTGCTGGCGGAACTCGCCGCGGTGTCCTCCCCCGAGCAGCTCGGCCAACTGCCGGTACTGGACGAGACCGACCCGTTCCGCCGGCGGGACCAGGGCTGGACCGACTCGCTGAGCGCCCTGATCGACCGCCGGGTCCGTCAGTTCGCCGGCCCGCTCTGCGCCGTGGTGCCCGACCTCGACCACAAGGTGGAGCAGGTGCGGCGGCTGCTCAAGGACTGGGGTCCGCGCCCCGAGGGACTGGTGCACGGCGACCTGACTCCGGCCAACATCCTGGTGGACGCCGAACTGAAGCCGACCGCGGTGCTGGACTTCGGCTTCCTGTCCTGCCCCGGCGATCCGGCGTTCGACGCGGCGGTGACGGCGGGCATCGCCGACATGTACGGGCCCCAGGCCCGGCAGATCGAGGAGCGGTTCGACACCGACCTGGCGCAGCGGTTCGGCTGGCCCCGGGAGCTGCTGCAGCTCTACCGGATCGCCTACGCGCTCATCACCAGCAACGCCTACGATCCGCGGGGAGAGGACGGGCACTTCGCCTGGTGCGCGCGGATCCTGCTGCGCGAGGAGACCGCCGCCCTCCTGGAGGGCGCCGCGGCGGCGGGGCCGTGACGAGCCGTCAGGTGGCGGTCCTGGCCGGCGGCCGGGCCACCCGGCTCGGCGCCCTGGCGGAGCAGCTGCCGAAGGTCCTCCAACCGGTCGGCGGCCGTCCGTTCCTCGACGTCCTGCTCTCCGGCCTGGGACGGCGCGGCTGCCGGCGGGTGCACCTCTGCCTCGGGCACCTCGCGGAGCGGGTGGAGGAGCACCTGCGGGTGCGCCCCGGACACGCGGTGGCCGTGTCGACGAGTACGGAGAGCGGCGCTGCCGGCACCGCCGGCGCCCTCGTCGGCGCGGCCGACCACCTCGACGAGGTCTTCGCGGTGGTGATGGGAGACACCTACCTCGAGTTCGACGTGGCGGACCTGGTCCGGCAACTGCCGCCCGGGGCACTCGGTCTGATGCTGGTGACCCGTGCGGCGACCGAGGTTCCCGCCAACGTCGCGGTGAGGGACGGGCTGGTCACGGCGTACGACAAGCACGGTGTCCGCGGCGGGCTCACCGACACCGGAGTGGCGGTGCTGCGCAAGGAGGCACTGCGGCTGGTGGCCCACCGCCCGCTCCCCGCCGACCTGGCCGAGCTGTTCGGTCTGCTCATCGACCGCGGGCAGCTGGCCGCGACGGTGGTCGACTGCCGCTTCTTCGACATCGGCACCCCCGAGCGCATCCAAGTCCTCAACGACTGGCTGTCCGACGCAGCCACAGAAACGAGCCAGGAGCAAGCCTCATGCTGATCGACCATGGACCGGCGCTGGTCACCGGGGCCGCCGGGTTCATCGGTTCCGCGCTGGTCGCGGAACTGCTCCGGCAGGGTGTGCCGGTCACCGCCGTCGACCGCCTGCCCTGGACGGACGCCGACCGGCTCCACCAGCTGGCAGGGGCGAGCGGCTTCGGCTACCACCCGGTGGACATCGGCGCCGACGGCACCCTGACCGACCTGCTCCGGGGGCAGGACGTCGTCTACCACCTCTCGGCGAACACCGAGAACCGGCCCGACCGGGCCGGACGGGACAGCGATCTCCGGGACACTGTGGGCGGCACCGTGGCCCTGCTGGAGTCACTTCCCCGCGAGCACGCACCGACCGTGGTCCTGACCTCCAGCCAGCTCGTCTACGCGGCCGACGGACGCGGCGGTGCGGTCACCGAGGCGGCCGGGACGGTGCGGCCGATCACCCGTTTCGCCGCCGGCAAGGCGTCAGCGGAGGCGTTCCTGAGCGCCTACGCCCACGAGAACGGACTCCGGACGGCGGCGTGCAGGCTCTCCAACGTGGTGGGCCCGGGAATGCGCCGGGGCATCGTGCACGACATCGTCCAGCGGTTGCGGGAGGATCCGGAGCGGATCCGTCTGCTGGGCGACGGGTGGCAGACCCGAAGCTACCTGCACGTGGCCGACTGCGTTTCCGCACTGTGCGCCGCGGCGTCGCTGCGGGAGACGTTCCGCGCGGTCAACGTGTGCAACACCGACGCCATCAGCGCTGCCGAGGTGGCCGCGGTCGTCGCGGAGGAGTTCCCGCACGGGAACCCGTCGATCAGCACGGCCGGCGGCGGCCAGGGGTGGGCCGGCGACCTGCCGACCCTGCGGGTGCACCCGGAGGTGCTGCTGGGCCGGGGCTGGCGTCCCGTCCGGGATTCCGCCGCCGCGGTGCGGGACACCGCCCGGTCGCTGTTCGCGACCCTTGACGACCGGACGAGCGCATGAGCGCGCCGGCCGAGCAGTGGACCGTGCACGGCAGCAGGAACCTGTACACCAGTCCCTGGGTCGGACTCGACCTGGTGACGGTGCGGCCTCCCGGCCATGACGCCTACGACCACCATGTCGTCCGGCTCCCCGCGGCCGTGGGAGTGGTGCTCCACGATCCGGACCGCGGCGTCCTGCTGCTGCACCGGCACCGGTTCATCACCGACACCTCCGGATACGAGATCCCGGCGGGCGGCGTCGAAGCCGGCGAGAGCGTCGAGGCCGCGGCGGCCCGCGAGGCGCACGAGGAGACGGGCTGGCGCACCGGGCCGGTGAGCAGGCTGCTCACCTGCAACGCCTCGGACGGAGCCACGGACCAGCGGTTCCACCTGGTCCACGCCCGGGCCACCGAGTACACCGGGCCGCCGGCGGACGCGTACGAGGCGTCCTCGTTGAGCTGGGTGCCCGCGACGGAGATTCCCGGACTGATCCGGCAGGGACTGGTCCCAGGAACGCTCAGCACCGTCGCCCTGCTCTTCGCACTGCAGTTCAACTTCATCTGAGGCGAGGACTTCTCCCGCCGCGAAATCATGGCAGGAACGAGGATTGGCAGATGAGCGACGCTCATTCATGGGATTTTCCATGGTCGACGTCGGGGCCGGTGGTCCCCTACGGTGCGACGGAATCCGAAGGCACCCTCAACGCGGCGCCCAAGGCCGTTCTCCTGGACATCGGGATGACGATCATCCACCCGAGCGGGCGGGTGATGCTGGACGAGATCAGAGCCGACTTCCCGGGGCACCGGGCGACCGAGCAGGACTGCGTCGCCGCCCTGGTCTCGGCGGCCGAGGCCCGGCACCTTCCGCTGCCGCACGGTCTCAGCGGCGACGAGAAGGTGGGTGTCGCCTGGGGGGCGCTGCTCGGTCTCGGCCGGAGCCAGTCGCTGCGGATCTGGCAGCGGGTACACCGGCGTCAGGACCTCTACAGCGAGCTCGACCGTGAGGCCGAGGCGCTCTTCGCGGGCCTGCGGCAGCGGGAGGTGCGCGTCGCGGCGGTCTCCAACGGGGTCGGGATGCTCGACGGCGAACTCCGGCACTACGGGATCGACCGCCATTTCGATCTGGTGATCGACTCGCAGGACTTCGGCGCGGAGAAGCCGTCGCCGAGCATCTTCCTGGCCGCCTGCTCGGCGCTGGACATTCCGCCCCATGACTGCTGGTTCATCGGCGACGGACTCGTGAATGACGTCCTCGGTGCCAGCGCGGCGGGAGTCGGCGCGGCGTTCCTCTACGACCGTTTCGGCATGCATGCGAAGCTCCCCGGAATACGGCGCTTATCCCGACTCACCGAGATATTCAAGGAGTTCTAGTGGAGCCATTCCTCTATCACGTGCACGGTATGGGCCGGTTCGACTTCTCATCCATGCAGCCGGACGATCTGCTGCCGCTCGACGCGCTGGCCGCGGAGCGTGGGCAGGAGATCCTGCCCACGGTCTTCCTGCGACGCGAAGCCCTGCCCGGCCTCGTCGACCTGCTCAAGCAGTACGACGCCCTGCGCGCCGAGGGGCAGCTGACCAGGATCGCCGGATTCGCGGTCGAGGGTCCGCTGCTCGGCCCGGAAGGCGGTGTACCCCAGGCGGGGAAGTGGACCCCCCGCGAGGACGAGTGGCGTGCCCTGGCCGAGCTCGGCGATCTGGGGCTGCGCTACCTGGTCATGGCCCCGGACTCACTGGACCTGCACGACCGCGTGGGACCGGGCCTCGACTTCGCGGACCTGCTGGAGCTCTTCTACGACCACGGCTGCCGGGTCGCGCTGGGCCACTTCGGCCACCACGATCCGGAGACCAGCGCGAGGCGCACCCGTGAGCTGATCGCCCACCTGCACAGCGTCTACGAGCCCTCCCCCCACCTGGTACTGACGGACCATCTCTTCAACGACATGCCCCGGCGCTTCACCCATGCCTGGCGGACCCCCCAGGAGCGGATGCACCGGCCCGCCCAGCTCGCGGAGTTCCTGGCCCACGACTGGGAGACCAGCGACCTGGACGACCTGCTCGGTCCGGTGCCGGCCACCTTGCTGCGGGCCACCAGGGACGGCCTGGTCACCCCGTGCCTCAACTTCGACGGCCTGCACGTGGACCTCGAAGTGTGCCGCAGGACCGTCGAGTACCTCGGCGCGGACCGGCTGATCGCCCTGACCGACCACATCGAGGTGGACGCCATGGCGGGGGAGGCACTGCTCCTGGACGCCGACGGACTGTGGCGCCGCAAGGACGGCATCGTGGCCGCCGGCTCCACCGACTACGCCGGTCAGCGGGCGAACATCCTCGCCACCGGGTTCGACGAGTCGGTGGTCGCCGCGCTGTTCGACACCGTCCCCCGGGCCGCCATCGGCTACCGTCCGCGCCGCCGGCCGGCCCCGAGCGGGAACGGAGCCGCCCGGTGACCCCCACCCGGAGCCAGACGCTGGGCGCACCCCCCGTCCACGAGGGGCACGCGCGCACGGCGGCCGGATACCTGGAGGAACTGGCCCAGCAGGCGGCCCGGATCAGTGTCCACGACCTCGCGGACTTCACCGGACTCGTCGTGGAGACCCTGGTCGCCGGCCGGACGGTCTTCGTCGTCGGCAACGGCGGCAGCGCGAGCACGGCGGGGCACATCGCCTGCGACTGGCTCAACGCCTGTGCCCGGGCCGGGATCCGCGCCCGGATCACCAGCCTCGCCGACAGCGTCTCGACCATGACCGCCCTCGCCAATGACACCGCCTACGACGAGGTCTTCGCCCGCCAACTGGACCTCCAGGGCGCTCCGGGCGACCTGCTCGTCCTGCTCAGCGTCAGCGGCGACTCCGCGAACCTGCTCGCGGCGGCCCAGCGCGCCCGGCAGCGCGGAATGCGGATCGCGGGACTGCTGGGCAACGAGGGCGCGGTGACCCCCTACTGCGATTCGCTCGTGGTGTGCGGCGGAGGGGACTACGGCCTCGCCGAGGACCTGCACCTGGTGGTCAACCACATCGTGGTGCGCGCGCTGGGCGGCGGTGCCGCACTCCGGTACCCGAGGCCGGAGCCGGGCCGGTGACCGTGCACCGTCCCCTGTTCCTGCCCGGGTCGCCGGCTCCGGCCGAGCAGCGGCGCGGCCTGCTCCTGTGCGACCGCGACGGCACCGTCATCGAGAACCGGTCCGACTACGTCCTCTCTCCGGCGGACATCGTCCTGCTCCCCGGTGCCGTGGCCGCCCTGCGTGCGGCGGCCGGGCACGGCCTTGCCCTGGTCTTCGTCAGCAACCAGTCGCCGGTGGGGCGAGGGCTGCTGACGGAGGCCGACTGCCTGCGCATCCAGCGGACGCTGGTGGACCGCCTGGAGGCCGAAGGCGTCCCGGTCGCCGGCAGCTACCTCTGCCCGCACGCCCCGGAGAGCGGCTGCGGTTGCCGCAAGCCGGCGCCTGGCATGCTCCGCCTGGCCCAACGCCGGTTCGGCGCGGCTCCGGAGCAGTGCGCACTGATCGGAGACAGCGTCGAGGACATGGACGCGGCAGCCGGAGCCGGCGCCCGGCCGGTCCTGGTGCGCACCGGCAGGGGAGCCGAGCACGAGCCACGGGTGCGCGCCCGTGCCGATCTGGGACACGTGGCGGTGGTGGCCGACCTCGGCGCCGCGGTGGAGTCGCTCATCGGGGACGGGACCCGCTTCGGCCGGAGGTCGGCATGAGAATCGCGGGCGTCGTACTGGGCGCCGGTGCCGGCACCCGGCTGCGGCCGATGACGGACACGCTGGCCAAGCCGCTGCTGCCGGTCCTCGACCGGCCGATCGTCGGCTACACCCTTGACCACCTGGTCGCCTCGGGTGTCCAGGAGATCTTCGTCAACCTCCACCACCACGCCGAGCAGGTGCGGCGAGCGCTGGCCGTGCTCGGCTGCCCGGTGCCGGTCACCGGCCGGGTCGAACCCCGCCTGTCAGGACCGGCCGGCGCGCTGCGGCTCTTCGACCGGGAACTCGCCCGCTATGACGCCGTACTCGTGGCGTCCGGGGACGTCCTTGTCGAGCACGGGTTCGACGGCCTGCTGGCGCGCCATCTGGGGAGCGGCGCGCCGCTGACCGTGGCCGTCACCAGACGCCGTCGGGCGAGCAGGTTCGGCGTCCTCGATCTGGACGGCGACGGCCTGGTGAGGGGCGCCAGGGAGAAGCCCCCGGTGCCGGACGCGGAAGTTCACTGGGTCAGTGCCGGCGTCTACTGCCTGACCCCGGAGCTGATCCGGGCCTTCCCCGAAGGCGTGAGCTACGACTACGCCGCCCAGCTGATCCCGGATCTGCTCTCCAGCGGTTCCCCGGTGGCGAGTTGGGCCGTGCCGGGCTACTGGCGCGACATCGGGACGGCCCAGTCGCTGCGACAGGCCAACCTCGATGCCGTACGCGGAGGCGTGCACATCGGAGCGGGGGCCCGGATCGGCGAGGACGTGCAGCTCCGCGGGCCGCTGGTGGTCGGAGCGGGAGCCGAGGTCGGTGACGGCGCCTGGCTGGAGGACACCGTGGTGCTCCCCGGCGCCGTGGTTCCACCGGGCAGCGTGCTCATCGGCGCGCTGGTGGGACCTGCGGGCGACTGGACGCGGCAGCACGGCGGATGCGGGCGGGAGGTCGCACATGCCCCGGAGTGAAGCCGACAGCGGAGCCACGGTGATGGCGAGGGCGCCGCTGCGGGTCTCCCTGGCGGGTGGCGGAACCGATCTGCCGAGTTACGCCCGCAGGTACGGCGGTCAGGTGCTGAGCTTCGCGATCAACCGCTACGTGGCAGTGGCGGTCCATCCCCGACACTTCGACGGGACGCTGCGCGCGACCTGGGAACAGCCGGAACGGGCCACCCGGGCCGATGAGTTGGAGAACCCGTACGCGCGGGCCGCGCTGGCCCGCACCGGTCTCGACGGAGCCATGCAGCTGACCTCGTTCAGCGACGTCCCGAGCGGCACCGGCCTGGGCAGCTCGGCCGCCTTCACGGTGGCCCTGCTCCACGCCCTGCGCCACGGTGAGCAGCCGAGTCCGCGGGAACTCGCGGAGGAGGCCGCCGCCGTCGAGATGACGGACCTGGCACGGCCGGTGGGAAAGCACGATCACTATGTCGCCGCGTTCGGCGGCCTGCGGCTGCTGCACATCGATCGCCGGCTCGCGGTCACCGTGGAGGAACTGCCGGTCTCACCGGCTCTGGAAACCTACCTGCGGGAGGATCTGCTGCTGTTCCACACCGGCACGTCCCGGGACGCGGGCCGGATCCTGGCCGACCAGGACCGCAGGACGGAGCGCGACCACTCCGGGACCGTCGACGCGCTGCGGGCGATCCACACGCTCGTCGACCGGATGCGCGAGGCGCTGCGGGACGACCGGGTCCGGGACATCGGCCCGATCCTGCACGAGCACTGGCTGCACAAGTCAGGTCTGAGCACGAAGGTGTCCTCGGCCCGGATCGACCGGCTCTACCAGCTGGCGGTACACGCCGGCGCGGACGGCGGGAAGGTCCTGGGCGCCGGCGGCGGGGGCTTCCTCCTGGTCAGCTGCCGACCGGGGCGGGCGGAGAGCGTGCGTCGAGCCATGCGCCGGGCCGGAGCCCGGGAACTGCCCTTCGGAACGGAAACCGACGGATCC from Kitasatospora azatica KCTC 9699 harbors:
- a CDS encoding glycosyltransferase family 4 protein encodes the protein MRALIITSSFHPVVGGAETYAYEVARGLAQAGHLVHVVTDLPRGARPGSGFPQDPEGVTVRRLHRFRELLADESKIYWEQMAFGLHPELESCALELRPDVVLTNSLDTAVLGKTLALALGIPWAAAFHEQDPAAEPLGGARMRLVYQVLAPDLVLAGSEFYADRARRWGRPEHVEVIHHGVDTDRFHPGAGGCGVRNRYGVPDGSVLVVCAGRFKARKGQLETLRAFAVLHEHDPAARLLLVGSVSSASEEYARQLEAEVDRLGLRDAVRIDREVTFDRMPAVLAAADIVAQPSHAEGLGLAVLEAMSSGRATVTTDITGVREILTVPGIAETVPPGEVAPLAAVLVRLAADRDGRSALGGRAREHVTAAFSRQRMVARTESALAALVARNDTRLERQHV
- a CDS encoding aminotransferase class IV; translation: MFDTPPSVMWWNGRLVPWAAATVHVTSEVATRGTNVFEGLRAYWQPGERRHAVVHLDAHLERLAQSARLIRLPEAATAEHIALLRTGVGELVRAIGAAQDLYLRPTLYIEQGRYGWRPEKVKLGSYIAGYPADPTPTRPMDCIVSSWRRTPDTAVSPLIKVGAAYQAFRLPRIEAEVQGADEAILLNTRDTVAETGGAAVFLVRSGTVVTPPLADGVLDSITRRTVIGLLRTSIGLPVIERSIPRSELYIADEAFLCGTLDEVRAIGTIDGLSMAAAPGPVTAAVRDAYLAACREGKDGGPASLHLIDTLEAHRATA
- a CDS encoding phosphotransferase family protein, with amino-acid sequence MQQHDDQWIAEFARLGHPSAEPLAAGMEGAVYRLGNGLVAKVWARRTEAELARLKEFYDGLADRGLTFATPRILRIHTTERGNCTVEAELQGRPLAEAAAVPAGGIPGPEVRDRVLDVLAELAAVSSPEQLGQLPVLDETDPFRRRDQGWTDSLSALIDRRVRQFAGPLCAVVPDLDHKVEQVRRLLKDWGPRPEGLVHGDLTPANILVDAELKPTAVLDFGFLSCPGDPAFDAAVTAGIADMYGPQARQIEERFDTDLAQRFGWPRELLQLYRIAYALITSNAYDPRGEDGHFAWCARILLREETAALLEGAAAAGP
- a CDS encoding nucleotidyltransferase family protein; its protein translation is MTSRQVAVLAGGRATRLGALAEQLPKVLQPVGGRPFLDVLLSGLGRRGCRRVHLCLGHLAERVEEHLRVRPGHAVAVSTSTESGAAGTAGALVGAADHLDEVFAVVMGDTYLEFDVADLVRQLPPGALGLMLVTRAATEVPANVAVRDGLVTAYDKHGVRGGLTDTGVAVLRKEALRLVAHRPLPADLAELFGLLIDRGQLAATVVDCRFFDIGTPERIQVLNDWLSDAATETSQEQASC
- a CDS encoding NAD-dependent epimerase/dehydratase family protein; its protein translation is MLIDHGPALVTGAAGFIGSALVAELLRQGVPVTAVDRLPWTDADRLHQLAGASGFGYHPVDIGADGTLTDLLRGQDVVYHLSANTENRPDRAGRDSDLRDTVGGTVALLESLPREHAPTVVLTSSQLVYAADGRGGAVTEAAGTVRPITRFAAGKASAEAFLSAYAHENGLRTAACRLSNVVGPGMRRGIVHDIVQRLREDPERIRLLGDGWQTRSYLHVADCVSALCAAASLRETFRAVNVCNTDAISAAEVAAVVAEEFPHGNPSISTAGGGQGWAGDLPTLRVHPEVLLGRGWRPVRDSAAAVRDTARSLFATLDDRTSA
- a CDS encoding NUDIX domain-containing protein, with translation MSAPAEQWTVHGSRNLYTSPWVGLDLVTVRPPGHDAYDHHVVRLPAAVGVVLHDPDRGVLLLHRHRFITDTSGYEIPAGGVEAGESVEAAAAREAHEETGWRTGPVSRLLTCNASDGATDQRFHLVHARATEYTGPPADAYEASSLSWVPATEIPGLIRQGLVPGTLSTVALLFALQFNFI
- a CDS encoding HAD family hydrolase, whose protein sequence is MSDAHSWDFPWSTSGPVVPYGATESEGTLNAAPKAVLLDIGMTIIHPSGRVMLDEIRADFPGHRATEQDCVAALVSAAEARHLPLPHGLSGDEKVGVAWGALLGLGRSQSLRIWQRVHRRQDLYSELDREAEALFAGLRQREVRVAAVSNGVGMLDGELRHYGIDRHFDLVIDSQDFGAEKPSPSIFLAACSALDIPPHDCWFIGDGLVNDVLGASAAGVGAAFLYDRFGMHAKLPGIRRLSRLTEIFKEF
- a CDS encoding amidohydrolase family protein — encoded protein: MQPDDLLPLDALAAERGQEILPTVFLRREALPGLVDLLKQYDALRAEGQLTRIAGFAVEGPLLGPEGGVPQAGKWTPREDEWRALAELGDLGLRYLVMAPDSLDLHDRVGPGLDFADLLELFYDHGCRVALGHFGHHDPETSARRTRELIAHLHSVYEPSPHLVLTDHLFNDMPRRFTHAWRTPQERMHRPAQLAEFLAHDWETSDLDDLLGPVPATLLRATRDGLVTPCLNFDGLHVDLEVCRRTVEYLGADRLIALTDHIEVDAMAGEALLLDADGLWRRKDGIVAAGSTDYAGQRANILATGFDESVVAALFDTVPRAAIGYRPRRRPAPSGNGAAR
- a CDS encoding SIS domain-containing protein, producing the protein MTPTRSQTLGAPPVHEGHARTAAGYLEELAQQAARISVHDLADFTGLVVETLVAGRTVFVVGNGGSASTAGHIACDWLNACARAGIRARITSLADSVSTMTALANDTAYDEVFARQLDLQGAPGDLLVLLSVSGDSANLLAAAQRARQRGMRIAGLLGNEGAVTPYCDSLVVCGGGDYGLAEDLHLVVNHIVVRALGGGAALRYPRPEPGR
- a CDS encoding D-glycero-alpha-D-manno-heptose-1,7-bisphosphate 7-phosphatase, producing MTVHRPLFLPGSPAPAEQRRGLLLCDRDGTVIENRSDYVLSPADIVLLPGAVAALRAAAGHGLALVFVSNQSPVGRGLLTEADCLRIQRTLVDRLEAEGVPVAGSYLCPHAPESGCGCRKPAPGMLRLAQRRFGAAPEQCALIGDSVEDMDAAAGAGARPVLVRTGRGAEHEPRVRARADLGHVAVVADLGAAVESLIGDGTRFGRRSA
- a CDS encoding sugar phosphate nucleotidyltransferase is translated as MRIAGVVLGAGAGTRLRPMTDTLAKPLLPVLDRPIVGYTLDHLVASGVQEIFVNLHHHAEQVRRALAVLGCPVPVTGRVEPRLSGPAGALRLFDRELARYDAVLVASGDVLVEHGFDGLLARHLGSGAPLTVAVTRRRRASRFGVLDLDGDGLVRGAREKPPVPDAEVHWVSAGVYCLTPELIRAFPEGVSYDYAAQLIPDLLSSGSPVASWAVPGYWRDIGTAQSLRQANLDAVRGGVHIGAGARIGEDVQLRGPLVVGAGAEVGDGAWLEDTVVLPGAVVPPGSVLIGALVGPAGDWTRQHGGCGREVAHAPE
- a CDS encoding GHMP family kinase ATP-binding protein gives rise to the protein MPRSEADSGATVMARAPLRVSLAGGGTDLPSYARRYGGQVLSFAINRYVAVAVHPRHFDGTLRATWEQPERATRADELENPYARAALARTGLDGAMQLTSFSDVPSGTGLGSSAAFTVALLHALRHGEQPSPRELAEEAAAVEMTDLARPVGKHDHYVAAFGGLRLLHIDRRLAVTVEELPVSPALETYLREDLLLFHTGTSRDAGRILADQDRRTERDHSGTVDALRAIHTLVDRMREALRDDRVRDIGPILHEHWLHKSGLSTKVSSARIDRLYQLAVHAGADGGKVLGAGGGGFLLVSCRPGRAESVRRAMRRAGARELPFGTETDGSRTTALVPGSLRAGGDAASSDTT